From Harpia harpyja isolate bHarHar1 chromosome 21, bHarHar1 primary haplotype, whole genome shotgun sequence, one genomic window encodes:
- the MIEF2 gene encoding mitochondrial dynamics protein MID49 isoform X1, giving the protein MLREVAALRGRGGWATMAEFTGQRGKRQEDGGLGSVLDLLLANARLVLGVSGAAVLAIATLAVKRLIDRATSPRDESDPKAEQKTLEESWQDLALIKATPKLPKKQRREDLSEPLLSPARPPAPEPRVCFAPPETHQVEFSPPRCLTLQEKLLSHYSSRLAVPEAQASLAPQLARSICAQLQNFLQIKCPELPFGRLFLSGPLLDGLGALAANHVHLMLPVVLDAALWSLIPGEDTVVRKPQYWMIKRTDLEYFPRGRSPWDRFIVGRYLSSNALNETLHKMLVASINWPAIGSLLGSVIHPVVASQELKLEVKHDEVELSIALFPVVEMEDKVLLAAPPEGLVENLWLESFYRAEVSKLKELDAGDAGARQRCLRILNGVCKSHPALHKLSGSPLTHVVLHLSATSSDWAEESLADRFQQVLEELVGYLEKGVLPSYFNHKINLFCELLEEEIDEMGFMLYRAVSEPELLLKEK; this is encoded by the exons GGCGACCATGGCCGAATTCACGGGCCAGCGGGGCAAGCGGCAGGAGGACGGCGGGCTGGGCAGCGTCCTCGACCTGCTGTTGGCCAACGCCAGGCTGGTGCTGGGCGTCAGCGGCGCGGCCGTGCTCGCCATCGCCACGTTGGCCGTCAAGCGG ctGATAGACCGAGCCACCAGCCCTCGCGACGAAAGCGACCCCAAAGCTGAGCAGAAGACCCTGGAGGAGAGCTGGCAGGACTTGGCCTTGATCAAGGCAACGCCAAAACTCCCCAAGAAGCAGAGAAGGGAAGACCTCAGCGAGCCTCTGCTCTCTCCAGCTCGGCCGCCAGCGCCAG AGCccagggtctgctttgcccctcCGGAGACTCATCAGGTTGAATTCAGCCCTCCACGCTGCCTCACGCTGCAGGAGAAGCTCCTCTCCCACTACAGCAGCCGGCTGGCCGTGCCTGAGGCGCAAGCATCCCTCGCCCCGCAGCTGGCCAGGAGCATCTGCGCCCAACTGCAGAACTTCCTGCAAATCAAGTGCCCGGAGCTGCCCTTCGGCAGGCTCTTCCTCAGCGGTCCCCTGCTCGATGGCCTTGGAGCTCTGGCAGCCAACCACGTTCACCTCATGCTGCCGGTGGTCCTTGACGCCGCGCTCTGGAGCCTCATCCCAGGAGAGGACACCGTGGTGAGGAAGCCCCAGTACTGGATGATCAAGAGGACTGATCTGGAGTATTTCCCTCGTGGGCGTAGCCCCTGGGACAGGTTCATCGTGGGCCGGTACCTCTCCTCCAACGCGCTCAATGAGACCCTTCACAAGATGCTGGTGGCCTCCATCAACTGGCCTGCCATAGGCAGCCTGCTGGGGAGCGTCATCCACCCGGTCGTGGCTTCCCAGGAGCTGAAACTGGAAGTCAAACACGATGAGGTTGAGCTGAGCATCGCCCTCTTCCCGGTGGTGGAAATGGAGGACAAGGTTCTTCTGGCTGCTCCTCCTGAAGGACTGGTGGAAAACCTCTGGCTTGAGAGCTTTTACAGGGCAGAGGTTTCAAAGCTGAAGGAGCTGGATGCCGGTGATGCCGGGGCTCGGCAGCGCTGCCTCCGCATCCTGAACGGCGTCTGCAAGAGCCATCCCGCCCTGCACAAACTGAGCGGCAGCCCCTTGACCCACGTCGTCCTTCATCTCAGTGCCACCAGTTCGGACTGGGCAGAAGAAAGCCTTGCTGACAGGTTCCAGCAGGTGCTTGAGGAGCTGGTAGGCTACCTGGAAAAAGGGGTCCTGCCTTCCTATTTCAACCACAAAATCAACCTCTTTTGTGAGCTCTTGGAAGAGGAAATCGATGAGATGGGCTTCATGCTCTACCGGGCGGTATCTGAGCCAGAGCTCCTGCTGAAGGAGAAATGA
- the MIEF2 gene encoding mitochondrial dynamics protein MID49 isoform X2 — protein sequence MAEFTGQRGKRQEDGGLGSVLDLLLANARLVLGVSGAAVLAIATLAVKRLIDRATSPRDESDPKAEQKTLEESWQDLALIKATPKLPKKQRREDLSEPLLSPARPPAPEPRVCFAPPETHQVEFSPPRCLTLQEKLLSHYSSRLAVPEAQASLAPQLARSICAQLQNFLQIKCPELPFGRLFLSGPLLDGLGALAANHVHLMLPVVLDAALWSLIPGEDTVVRKPQYWMIKRTDLEYFPRGRSPWDRFIVGRYLSSNALNETLHKMLVASINWPAIGSLLGSVIHPVVASQELKLEVKHDEVELSIALFPVVEMEDKVLLAAPPEGLVENLWLESFYRAEVSKLKELDAGDAGARQRCLRILNGVCKSHPALHKLSGSPLTHVVLHLSATSSDWAEESLADRFQQVLEELVGYLEKGVLPSYFNHKINLFCELLEEEIDEMGFMLYRAVSEPELLLKEK from the exons ATGGCCGAATTCACGGGCCAGCGGGGCAAGCGGCAGGAGGACGGCGGGCTGGGCAGCGTCCTCGACCTGCTGTTGGCCAACGCCAGGCTGGTGCTGGGCGTCAGCGGCGCGGCCGTGCTCGCCATCGCCACGTTGGCCGTCAAGCGG ctGATAGACCGAGCCACCAGCCCTCGCGACGAAAGCGACCCCAAAGCTGAGCAGAAGACCCTGGAGGAGAGCTGGCAGGACTTGGCCTTGATCAAGGCAACGCCAAAACTCCCCAAGAAGCAGAGAAGGGAAGACCTCAGCGAGCCTCTGCTCTCTCCAGCTCGGCCGCCAGCGCCAG AGCccagggtctgctttgcccctcCGGAGACTCATCAGGTTGAATTCAGCCCTCCACGCTGCCTCACGCTGCAGGAGAAGCTCCTCTCCCACTACAGCAGCCGGCTGGCCGTGCCTGAGGCGCAAGCATCCCTCGCCCCGCAGCTGGCCAGGAGCATCTGCGCCCAACTGCAGAACTTCCTGCAAATCAAGTGCCCGGAGCTGCCCTTCGGCAGGCTCTTCCTCAGCGGTCCCCTGCTCGATGGCCTTGGAGCTCTGGCAGCCAACCACGTTCACCTCATGCTGCCGGTGGTCCTTGACGCCGCGCTCTGGAGCCTCATCCCAGGAGAGGACACCGTGGTGAGGAAGCCCCAGTACTGGATGATCAAGAGGACTGATCTGGAGTATTTCCCTCGTGGGCGTAGCCCCTGGGACAGGTTCATCGTGGGCCGGTACCTCTCCTCCAACGCGCTCAATGAGACCCTTCACAAGATGCTGGTGGCCTCCATCAACTGGCCTGCCATAGGCAGCCTGCTGGGGAGCGTCATCCACCCGGTCGTGGCTTCCCAGGAGCTGAAACTGGAAGTCAAACACGATGAGGTTGAGCTGAGCATCGCCCTCTTCCCGGTGGTGGAAATGGAGGACAAGGTTCTTCTGGCTGCTCCTCCTGAAGGACTGGTGGAAAACCTCTGGCTTGAGAGCTTTTACAGGGCAGAGGTTTCAAAGCTGAAGGAGCTGGATGCCGGTGATGCCGGGGCTCGGCAGCGCTGCCTCCGCATCCTGAACGGCGTCTGCAAGAGCCATCCCGCCCTGCACAAACTGAGCGGCAGCCCCTTGACCCACGTCGTCCTTCATCTCAGTGCCACCAGTTCGGACTGGGCAGAAGAAAGCCTTGCTGACAGGTTCCAGCAGGTGCTTGAGGAGCTGGTAGGCTACCTGGAAAAAGGGGTCCTGCCTTCCTATTTCAACCACAAAATCAACCTCTTTTGTGAGCTCTTGGAAGAGGAAATCGATGAGATGGGCTTCATGCTCTACCGGGCGGTATCTGAGCCAGAGCTCCTGCTGAAGGAGAAATGA